One window from the genome of Hydractinia symbiolongicarpus strain clone_291-10 chromosome 1, HSymV2.1, whole genome shotgun sequence encodes:
- the LOC130634581 gene encoding RNA-binding protein Musashi homolog 2-like isoform X1 — MAQHIQQIAPIPNGGIPVMPGVQQTIVYQQQPLVMAPQQNFGPRKPFRSPQDEQCKIFVGGVGKHTSEESLRAYFGKFGEISDSVIMKDKQTGEPRGFAFVTYKLPSAVQAVIDQCNNGGHTLDGKVVDPKSAVPTHGLKHQYHAIRQYDAEKANQAQAGVNQQYKGPMKVAPELKVFIGGIGIGTTEEDVRKYFSTFGTVVQVDMPYHHVYKCPKGFAFVGFESFESVAAVTKDRYHQINGKTVEVKGSDEQQAHLNKKRAEGRPVNITSTMGRGAGKYNVPIQQGSIATVSGYGAYANVGSQQVIIPQGAAGVQQYAAVQPPAAGGGYVFDPATNTYYQLPGTVVGAGGGFALGAGSGMVSSMGANQYAGMTLVGGAGGQILTSPQLQRPGVVSSDMFGLAGNGTIAIGGAYASETSTFGPTRTHLLGTGQQPIAGSADPHVVYSTATSISAGDAAISTPRGFHPYGR, encoded by the exons ATGGCTCAACACATCCAACAAATCGCTCCTATTCCCAATGGAGGAATACCTGTTATGCCTGGAGTTCAACAAACGATAGTTTACCAACAACAACCTCTTGTTATGGCTCCACAACAAAACTTTGGTCCTAGAAAGCCGTTTAGAAGTCCTCAGGATGAACAGTG TAAAATATTTGTTGGTGGTGTTGGAAAACACACATCTGAAG AATCACTACGAGCATACTTTGGTAAATTTGGTGAAATATCAGACAGTGTGATAATGAAAGATAAACAAACAGGAGAGCCCag AGGCTTTGCATTTGTAACTTACAAACTGCCAAGTGCTGTGCAAGCAGTAATCGATCAGTGCAATAATGGTGGACACACTCTGGATGGAAAAGTG GTTGACCCCAAATCTGCCGTACCTACGCATGGATTGAAACACCAATACCATGCAATTCGTCAG TATGATGCCGAAAAGGCAAATCAAGCCCAAGCAGGTGTAAATCAACAG TACAAAGGACCCATGAAAGTAGCACCAgagttaaaagtttttattggtGGAATTGGCATAGGAACAACAGAAGAGGATGTGAGAAAATATTTCTCCACGTTTGGAACT GTTGTTCAGGTGGACATGCCCTATCACCATGTTTACAAATGCCCTAAAG GCTTTGCTTTTGTTGGATTTGAAAGTTTTGAAAGTGTTGCTGCTGTAACGAAAGATAGATACCATCAAATCAATGGAAAAACG gTGGAAGTGAAAGGTTCGGACGAACAGCAGGCTCATCTAAATAAAAAGCGTGCTGAGGGAAGACCTGTAAATATAACATCTA ccATGGGACGTGGAGCTGGCAAGTACAATGTTCCAATACAACAAGGAAGTATTGCCACTGTGTCAGGATATGGCGCTTATGCGAATGTCGGTTCACAACAAGTTATAATACCTCAAGGAGCTGCCGGTGTTCAACAATATGCTGCAG TGCAACCTCCTGCTGCTGGAGGCGGTTACGTATTTGATCCTGCAACCAATACATACTATCAACTTCCTGGAACAGTTGTAG gAGCAGGTGGAGGCTTCGCTTTAGGTGCAGGCTCCGGGATGGTATCTTCTATGGGTGCCAACCAATATGCTGGTATGACTCTGGTTGGTGGAGCTGGTGGACAAATACTAACTTCCCCACAATTGCAAAGACCTGGTGTAGTCTCATCCGATATGTTTGGGTTGGCTGGCAACGGTACCATAG cAATAGGCGGTGCATACGCCAGTGAGACATCGACTTTCGGACCGACACGTACACACTTACTGGGTACAGGACAACAACCGATAGCTGGTTCTGCAGATCCTCATGTTGTGTATTCAACCGCTACATCCATCTCTGCGGGCGATGCCGCTATATCTACACCACGCGGGTTTCACCCATATGGAAGATAA
- the LOC130634581 gene encoding RNA-binding protein Musashi homolog 2-like isoform X3, which produces MAQHIQQIAPIPNGGIPVMPGVQQTIVYQQQPLVMAPQQNFGPRKPFRSPQDEQCKIFVGGVGKHTSEESLRAYFGKFGEISDSVIMKDKQTGEPRGFAFVTYKLPSAVQAVIDQCNNGGHTLDGKVVDPKSAVPTHGLKHQYHAIRQYDAEKANQAQAGVNQQYKGPMKVAPELKVFIGGIGIGTTEEDVRKYFSTFGTVVQVDMPYHHVYKCPKGFAFVGFESFESVAAVTKDRYHQINGKTVEVKGSDEQQAHLNKKRAEGRPVNITSTMGRGAGKYNVPIQQGSIATVSGYGAYANVGSQQVIIPQGAAGVQQYAAVQPPAAGGGYVFDPATNTYYQLPGTVVGAGGGFALGAGSGMVSSMGANQYAGMTLVGGAGGQILTSPQLQRPGVVSSDMFGLAGNGTIGNNRRCIRQ; this is translated from the exons ATGGCTCAACACATCCAACAAATCGCTCCTATTCCCAATGGAGGAATACCTGTTATGCCTGGAGTTCAACAAACGATAGTTTACCAACAACAACCTCTTGTTATGGCTCCACAACAAAACTTTGGTCCTAGAAAGCCGTTTAGAAGTCCTCAGGATGAACAGTG TAAAATATTTGTTGGTGGTGTTGGAAAACACACATCTGAAG AATCACTACGAGCATACTTTGGTAAATTTGGTGAAATATCAGACAGTGTGATAATGAAAGATAAACAAACAGGAGAGCCCag AGGCTTTGCATTTGTAACTTACAAACTGCCAAGTGCTGTGCAAGCAGTAATCGATCAGTGCAATAATGGTGGACACACTCTGGATGGAAAAGTG GTTGACCCCAAATCTGCCGTACCTACGCATGGATTGAAACACCAATACCATGCAATTCGTCAG TATGATGCCGAAAAGGCAAATCAAGCCCAAGCAGGTGTAAATCAACAG TACAAAGGACCCATGAAAGTAGCACCAgagttaaaagtttttattggtGGAATTGGCATAGGAACAACAGAAGAGGATGTGAGAAAATATTTCTCCACGTTTGGAACT GTTGTTCAGGTGGACATGCCCTATCACCATGTTTACAAATGCCCTAAAG GCTTTGCTTTTGTTGGATTTGAAAGTTTTGAAAGTGTTGCTGCTGTAACGAAAGATAGATACCATCAAATCAATGGAAAAACG gTGGAAGTGAAAGGTTCGGACGAACAGCAGGCTCATCTAAATAAAAAGCGTGCTGAGGGAAGACCTGTAAATATAACATCTA ccATGGGACGTGGAGCTGGCAAGTACAATGTTCCAATACAACAAGGAAGTATTGCCACTGTGTCAGGATATGGCGCTTATGCGAATGTCGGTTCACAACAAGTTATAATACCTCAAGGAGCTGCCGGTGTTCAACAATATGCTGCAG TGCAACCTCCTGCTGCTGGAGGCGGTTACGTATTTGATCCTGCAACCAATACATACTATCAACTTCCTGGAACAGTTGTAG gAGCAGGTGGAGGCTTCGCTTTAGGTGCAGGCTCCGGGATGGTATCTTCTATGGGTGCCAACCAATATGCTGGTATGACTCTGGTTGGTGGAGCTGGTGGACAAATACTAACTTCCCCACAATTGCAAAGACCTGGTGTAGTCTCATCCGATATGTTTGGGTTGGCTGGCAACGGTACCATAGGTAA cAATAGGCGGTGCATACGCCAGTGA
- the LOC130634664 gene encoding myogenesis-regulating glycosidase-like, giving the protein MLAEKLSSISEYDENSTRTSLTGLSSYTGYTVHNRSPSGDSLNTISSTITNNTNKYSRNGLPGDRKIATENALQQRLRTKSLAQTHNYQFCKKIRITMALIGILLLVAAIFMLSFYLPKQYESETIATKAKIIEKKYTVFGKNIFIDHKDYLTLRFSSNVSALVAESESKPNIALKVDLGQQLSEAAKKNFSVHYTNDSLTIKFQELDLDVITLTITKLNFSDQCYEVYWISSYNNKLEDCFDTKFSHWFGLGEVFNQTWPLDKTSFPMTPFLTSDYLDSYQPNIFGSVLEPFAVNSKGAGIYIDEHVPLHVSMNEVTKKHPKGDKFCIRADLKDYYNVKYVNTSSTNLLKYTVCIRDNIKDVHKVMFDKFIEKPEKVPDKRMMTQPIWSTWVQFRTHINQSVILKFAEEIKNHGFERSHIQIDDSYSTQYGDFNFNPEKFSDPNLMIDILKSYGFRITVWVYPFAGLKSKAFLRGLPYWMKFGKKGAPGITKWWHGFATILDTTNENARTWFQNTLEGFKRLKIDGFKFDAGELNYLPQDYNFIIPQPNPNYFTKLYVELASKFQQLGEVRSSYKCQKYGMFTRILDRASHWDTGNGLHSVLTAALTFSMIGYPYVLPDMVGGNEYFYKPNKELYVRWAQLSAFLPAIQFSKPPWDFDNDKDVLVIVKEALAIRKNISEVMYTAAENAVITGEPIIRPLWWYWPVDHETFVVDTEFMVTEKFLVAPVMHLNIVWHTIYLPAGVWKEQWGRKSTINMTKGGYRGYNVTLRDVCYFELLSKN; this is encoded by the coding sequence ATGTTGGCTGAGAAGTTATCGTCAATTTCAGAGTATGATGAAAATTCAACTAGAACAAGTTTGACTGGATTAAGTTCATATACAGGATACACAGTACATAACCGCTCCCCAAGTGGCGATTCACTGAATACCATCTCTTCTACAATCACAAACAACACAAATAAGTATAGTAGAAATGGATTACCTGGGGATAGGAAAATTGCTACCGAAAATGCATTGCAGCAAAGGCTAAGGACTAAAAGTCTGGCTCAAACGCACAACTATCAATTTTGCAAGAAAATTCGAATTACAATGGCTTTGATAGGAATTCTTCTCCTAGTGGCTGCAATTTTTATGTTGAGTTTTTATTTGCCTAAACAATATGAGAGTGAGACTATAGCAACTAAagcaaaaattattgaaaagaaaTATACTGTATTTGGCAAGAACATATTTATTGATCACAAGGACTATTTGACACTGCGATTTTCTTCCAATGTCAGTGCTTTGGTTGCAGAATCAGAAAGCAAGCCAAATATTGCATTAAAGGTCGATCTTGGGCAGCAGTTATCTGAAGCAGCAAAAAAGAATTTCTCAGTTCACTACACAAATGACTCATTGACAATAAAATTTCAAGAACTTGATTTAGATGTAATCACATTAACAATAACAAAGCTAAACTTTAGTGATCAGTGCTATGAAGTTTATTGGATATCAAGTTATAATAATAAATTGGAAGATTGTTTTGACACAAAGTTTTCTCATTGGTTTGGACTTGGAGAAGTCTTTAACCAAACATGGCCATTAGACAAAACGTCTTTTCCAATGACACCTTTTTTAACTTCTGACTACCTTGATAGTTATCAGCCTAATATTTTTGGTAGTGTATTAGAACCATTTGCAGTTAACAGCAAAGGGGCGGGGATTTATATTGATGAACATGTGCCATTACATGTTAGTATGAATGAAGTAACTAAGAAGCATCCTAAAGGTGATAAGTTTTGTATCCGTGCTGACTTGAAAGACTACTACAACGTGAAATATGTCAACACAAGCTCCACAAACTTACTGAAATATACTGTTTGTATCAGAGATAACATAAAAGATGTTCATAAGGTTATGTTTGATAAGTTTATTGAAAAGCCAGAGAAAGTTCCAGATAAACGAATGATGACTCAACCAATATGGTCAACTTGGGTACAATTTCGAACACATATAAACCAGAGTGTCATATTAAAATTTGCAGAGGAAATCAAAAATCATGGATTTGAAAGGAGTCACATACAAATAGACGATTCATATTCTACACAGTATggagattttaattttaatcctGAAAAGTTTAGTGACCCAAATCTAAtgattgatattttaaaaagttatggTTTTCGGATAACCGTTTGGGTATATCCTTTTGCAGGCTTAAAATCTAAGGCTTTTCTTCGGGGATTACCATATTGGATGAAATTTGGTAAAAAAGGAGCTCCTGGGATAACAAAGTGGTGGCATGGTTTTGCTACAATTCTTGACACAACTAATGAAAATGCTAGAACATGGTTTCAAAACACATTGGAGGGGTTTAAGAGGCTTAAAATTGATGGTTTTAAATTCGATGCTGGTGAACTTAACTATTTGCCACAAGATTACAATTTTATAATCCCTCAACCCAATCCTAATTATTTTACCAAACTCTATGTAGAATTGGCATCCAAGTTTCAACAACTTGGTGAAGTGCGAAGTTCATACAAGTGTCAAAAGTATGGGATGTTTACAAGAATTCTTGATCGGGCATCTCATTGGGACACTGGCAATGGACTACATTCTGTTTTGACAGCGGCTCTGACTTTCAGCATGATAGGGTATCCCTATGTTTTGCCAGATATGGTGGGTGGTAATGAGTATTTTTATAAGCCAAACAAGGAGCTGTATGTTAGATGGGCTCAACTTTCTGCCTTTTTACCTGCTATTCAGTTTTCAAAGCCACCATGGGATTTTGATAATGATAAAGATGTTTTGGTAATTGTAAAGGAGGCCTTAGCTATTCGTAAAAACATATCTGAAGTGATGTATACTGCAGCAGAGAATGCAGTGATTACAGGCGAGCCAATAATCCGACCATTATGGTGGTACTGGCCAGTGGATCATGAGACGTTTGTTGTTGACACAGAATTTATGGTGACTGAAAAGTTCCTTGTTGCCCCCGTTATgcatttaaatattgtttggCATACCATATATTTGCCAGCTGGCGTATGGAAAGAACAGTGGGGGAGGAAAAGCACAATAAATATGACGAAGGGTGGATATCGTGGATATAATGTTACATTGAGAGATGTTTGCTATTTTGAGCTGCTTAGCAAAAATTAG
- the LOC130634581 gene encoding RNA-binding protein Musashi homolog 2-like isoform X2, translated as MAQHIQQIAPIPNGGIPVMPGVQQTIVYQQQPLVMAPQQNFGPRKPFRSPQDEQCKIFVGGVGKHTSEESLRAYFGKFGEISDSVIMKDKQTGEPRGFAFVTYKLPSAVQAVIDQCNNGGHTLDGKVFLQVRKYFPKAEYDAEKANQAQAGVNQQYKGPMKVAPELKVFIGGIGIGTTEEDVRKYFSTFGTVVQVDMPYHHVYKCPKGFAFVGFESFESVAAVTKDRYHQINGKTVEVKGSDEQQAHLNKKRAEGRPVNITSTMGRGAGKYNVPIQQGSIATVSGYGAYANVGSQQVIIPQGAAGVQQYAAVQPPAAGGGYVFDPATNTYYQLPGTVVGAGGGFALGAGSGMVSSMGANQYAGMTLVGGAGGQILTSPQLQRPGVVSSDMFGLAGNGTIAIGGAYASETSTFGPTRTHLLGTGQQPIAGSADPHVVYSTATSISAGDAAISTPRGFHPYGR; from the exons ATGGCTCAACACATCCAACAAATCGCTCCTATTCCCAATGGAGGAATACCTGTTATGCCTGGAGTTCAACAAACGATAGTTTACCAACAACAACCTCTTGTTATGGCTCCACAACAAAACTTTGGTCCTAGAAAGCCGTTTAGAAGTCCTCAGGATGAACAGTG TAAAATATTTGTTGGTGGTGTTGGAAAACACACATCTGAAG AATCACTACGAGCATACTTTGGTAAATTTGGTGAAATATCAGACAGTGTGATAATGAAAGATAAACAAACAGGAGAGCCCag AGGCTTTGCATTTGTAACTTACAAACTGCCAAGTGCTGTGCAAGCAGTAATCGATCAGTGCAATAATGGTGGACACACTCTGGATGGAAAAGTG tttttgcaagTGCGGAAATACTTTCCAAAGGCAGAG TATGATGCCGAAAAGGCAAATCAAGCCCAAGCAGGTGTAAATCAACAG TACAAAGGACCCATGAAAGTAGCACCAgagttaaaagtttttattggtGGAATTGGCATAGGAACAACAGAAGAGGATGTGAGAAAATATTTCTCCACGTTTGGAACT GTTGTTCAGGTGGACATGCCCTATCACCATGTTTACAAATGCCCTAAAG GCTTTGCTTTTGTTGGATTTGAAAGTTTTGAAAGTGTTGCTGCTGTAACGAAAGATAGATACCATCAAATCAATGGAAAAACG gTGGAAGTGAAAGGTTCGGACGAACAGCAGGCTCATCTAAATAAAAAGCGTGCTGAGGGAAGACCTGTAAATATAACATCTA ccATGGGACGTGGAGCTGGCAAGTACAATGTTCCAATACAACAAGGAAGTATTGCCACTGTGTCAGGATATGGCGCTTATGCGAATGTCGGTTCACAACAAGTTATAATACCTCAAGGAGCTGCCGGTGTTCAACAATATGCTGCAG TGCAACCTCCTGCTGCTGGAGGCGGTTACGTATTTGATCCTGCAACCAATACATACTATCAACTTCCTGGAACAGTTGTAG gAGCAGGTGGAGGCTTCGCTTTAGGTGCAGGCTCCGGGATGGTATCTTCTATGGGTGCCAACCAATATGCTGGTATGACTCTGGTTGGTGGAGCTGGTGGACAAATACTAACTTCCCCACAATTGCAAAGACCTGGTGTAGTCTCATCCGATATGTTTGGGTTGGCTGGCAACGGTACCATAG cAATAGGCGGTGCATACGCCAGTGAGACATCGACTTTCGGACCGACACGTACACACTTACTGGGTACAGGACAACAACCGATAGCTGGTTCTGCAGATCCTCATGTTGTGTATTCAACCGCTACATCCATCTCTGCGGGCGATGCCGCTATATCTACACCACGCGGGTTTCACCCATATGGAAGATAA